The Faecalibacterium prausnitzii genome includes a window with the following:
- a CDS encoding metallophosphoesterase, which produces MALYVLGDTHLSLGASKPMDIFPGWDNYVERLERSWRKLITPQDTIVLAGDISWAMRLTDTRRDFAFLQQLPGQKLIMKGNHDYWWSTANKMNAYLKAEGFDTLHILHNNSYTVEGYALCGTRGWLFDVGEPHDEKVMNREIGRLKMSLDAAEPGLEKLVFLHYPPVYTGTSAPEIVATLKDYGIRRCFYGHLHGNAIRYAVQGDVDGIRYKLVSADGLRFCPYRIN; this is translated from the coding sequence ATGGCACTTTATGTGCTTGGCGATACCCATCTTTCCCTCGGCGCATCCAAGCCCATGGATATTTTTCCGGGGTGGGACAATTACGTAGAGCGGCTGGAGCGCAGCTGGCGCAAGCTCATCACCCCGCAGGACACCATCGTGCTGGCGGGGGATATCAGCTGGGCCATGCGCCTGACCGATACCCGCAGAGATTTCGCGTTTTTGCAGCAGCTTCCAGGCCAGAAGCTCATCATGAAGGGCAACCACGATTACTGGTGGAGCACGGCCAACAAAATGAACGCCTACCTGAAAGCGGAGGGCTTCGATACCCTGCACATCCTGCACAACAACTCCTACACGGTGGAGGGCTACGCCCTCTGCGGCACACGGGGCTGGCTGTTCGATGTGGGGGAGCCGCATGACGAAAAGGTCATGAACCGCGAGATCGGGCGGCTGAAAATGAGCCTGGACGCTGCGGAACCGGGGCTGGAAAAGCTCGTGTTCCTGCATTATCCGCCGGTCTACACCGGCACCAGCGCCCCGGAGATCGTGGCGACGCTGAAGGACTACGGCATCCGGCGCTGCTTCTATGGCCATCTGCACGGAAATGCCATCCGCTATGCCGTGCAGGGCGATGTGGACGGCATCCGCTACAAGCTCGTCAGTGCCGACGGCCTGCGTTTCTGCCCGTACCGCATCAATTAA
- the tig gene encoding trigger factor yields the protein MNFIKCEKLEKSMAELQFSIDAEAFKAAVADVFKKEGKKYAVPGFRKGKAPRALIEKMYGADVFTYDAINELFPDAYEAAVKEAGIEPVGRPEVSVDSANETEGVTLTVKVAVKPEVKVGNYNGLTVEKTVHTVTDETVDAELKRVQERNARELTREGAAENGDIVDIDFEGFVDGVAFEGGKAEHYSLTLGSGSFIPGFEDQIVGHSAGEEFDVNVTFPTEYQAAELAGKEAVFKIKLHEVKYKELPALDDELAKDCSEYDTLEAFKESIRKNNQEQLDKQDDLAVENALVDQVIESMEAEIPQAMYDTRMDEMVNDFAFRVEQQGLRLEDYLKYMGQTVEQFRASFMPQAEKQVKIRLALEAVAAAENIEASEEEVSAEIKRIADQYKMEEDKVRELVNVDDLKKDLAINKAIDFIKSHANVVEKAAEAEKTEDAE from the coding sequence ATGAATTTCATCAAGTGCGAAAAGCTCGAAAAGAGCATGGCAGAGCTGCAGTTCTCCATCGACGCTGAGGCCTTCAAGGCCGCAGTTGCCGATGTCTTCAAGAAGGAGGGCAAGAAGTACGCAGTTCCCGGCTTCCGCAAGGGCAAGGCTCCCCGCGCTCTGATCGAGAAGATGTACGGCGCTGATGTCTTTACCTACGATGCCATCAACGAGCTGTTCCCCGACGCATACGAGGCAGCTGTCAAGGAAGCTGGCATCGAGCCCGTTGGCCGCCCGGAGGTCAGCGTGGATTCTGCAAACGAGACCGAGGGCGTGACCCTGACTGTCAAGGTCGCCGTCAAGCCCGAAGTCAAGGTCGGCAACTACAACGGTCTGACCGTTGAGAAGACGGTCCATACTGTTACCGACGAGACTGTCGATGCCGAGCTGAAGCGTGTGCAGGAGCGCAACGCCCGTGAGCTGACCCGTGAGGGCGCTGCTGAGAACGGCGACATCGTTGATATCGACTTCGAGGGCTTCGTCGATGGCGTTGCATTCGAGGGCGGCAAGGCAGAGCACTACAGCCTGACCCTGGGCAGCGGCTCCTTCATCCCCGGCTTCGAGGATCAGATCGTCGGCCACTCTGCTGGCGAAGAGTTCGACGTCAACGTCACCTTCCCCACCGAGTATCAGGCTGCTGAGCTGGCTGGCAAGGAAGCTGTCTTCAAGATCAAGCTGCACGAGGTCAAGTACAAGGAGCTGCCCGCTCTGGACGACGAGCTGGCAAAGGACTGCTCTGAGTATGACACGCTGGAGGCCTTCAAGGAGTCCATCCGCAAGAACAACCAGGAGCAGCTGGACAAGCAGGATGACCTGGCTGTCGAGAACGCTCTGGTCGATCAGGTCATCGAGAGCATGGAGGCTGAGATCCCCCAGGCCATGTATGACACCCGTATGGACGAGATGGTCAACGACTTTGCCTTCCGTGTGGAGCAGCAGGGTCTGCGCCTGGAAGACTACCTGAAGTATATGGGCCAGACCGTGGAGCAGTTCCGCGCTTCCTTCATGCCCCAGGCTGAGAAGCAGGTCAAGATCCGTCTGGCTCTGGAGGCTGTTGCTGCCGCTGAGAACATCGAGGCTTCTGAGGAAGAGGTCTCTGCTGAGATCAAGCGCATCGCAGACCAGTACAAGATGGAAGAGGACAAGGTCCGTGAGCTGGTCAACGTCGATGACCTGAAGAAGGATCTGGCCATCAATAAGGCCATCGACTTCATCAAGAGCCACGCCAACGTCGTGGAGAAGGCTGCGGAAGCCGAGAAGACCGAGGACGCTGAGTAA
- a CDS encoding ATP-dependent Clp protease proteolytic subunit, with product MSFVPYVVEQSAHGERSYDIFSRLLNDRIIVLSEDVNDTTASLVVAQLLYLEGQDPDKDISLYINSPGGSISAGMAIHDTMRYIKCDVSTICMGMAASMGAFLLASGTKGKRFALPNAEIMIHQPLIAGGQGGGLSGQTTDIKIHAEHMVYIRDKMNRMLSEYTGQPLEKLQLDTERDNYMSAQQAKEYGLIDEVITHR from the coding sequence ATGAGTTTTGTTCCTTATGTTGTGGAACAGTCGGCACACGGCGAGCGTTCCTACGATATCTTCTCCCGTCTGCTGAATGACCGCATCATCGTGCTGAGCGAGGATGTCAACGATACCACGGCCAGCCTTGTTGTGGCACAGCTGCTGTATCTGGAAGGGCAGGACCCGGATAAGGATATCAGCCTGTATATCAACAGCCCCGGCGGCTCCATCAGTGCGGGCATGGCCATCCACGATACCATGCGGTATATCAAGTGCGATGTCTCCACCATCTGCATGGGCATGGCAGCCTCCATGGGCGCGTTCCTGCTGGCCAGCGGCACCAAGGGCAAGCGCTTTGCGCTGCCCAACGCCGAGATCATGATCCACCAGCCCCTCATCGCAGGCGGTCAGGGCGGCGGCCTTTCCGGCCAGACCACGGATATCAAGATCCATGCCGAGCACATGGTCTATATCCGCGATAAGATGAACCGGATGCTGAGCGAGTACACCGGCCAGCCGCTGGAAAAGCTCCAGCTGGATACCGAGCGCGACAACTATATGTCTGCGCAGCAAGCAAAGGAATACGGCCTGATCGATGAGGTCATCACCCACCGCTGA